In Ruminiclostridium papyrosolvens DSM 2782, the following proteins share a genomic window:
- a CDS encoding Asp23/Gls24 family envelope stress response protein produces MKVIGFIGPSGTGKSHRASWVARERGTDFIIDDGLLIKGNQIIAGVSAKKESTKIASIKRALFTDKKHTEDVAKALILYNAQALLILGTSEGMVETIAERLGIGPVDEKVLITDVASEYEIKQALATRREQGKHVIPVPTFEIKKDFSGYFLDPLQIFRRKGKGSYQLVGEKSVVRPTFSYMGNYTISDYTIYQIVEYVTANIPGVSKISRFRAENRPDGIYIEMDLILIYGYMIKPLLREIQEKVSEQIKHLTALNIQRMNVVAKSLVVENKK; encoded by the coding sequence TTGAAGGTAATAGGATTTATAGGCCCGAGTGGGACAGGCAAAAGCCACAGAGCTTCATGGGTTGCCAGAGAACGCGGAACTGATTTTATTATAGATGACGGGCTTCTTATAAAGGGCAATCAGATTATTGCAGGTGTTTCAGCAAAAAAGGAAAGCACTAAGATTGCATCTATAAAAAGAGCTTTATTCACGGACAAAAAACATACGGAAGATGTAGCAAAAGCACTTATTCTGTACAATGCACAAGCACTTCTCATTCTGGGAACCTCCGAAGGTATGGTAGAAACCATAGCTGAAAGGCTTGGAATAGGCCCTGTAGATGAGAAAGTACTTATTACCGATGTTGCCAGCGAATATGAAATTAAACAGGCTTTGGCAACAAGAAGGGAACAGGGAAAGCATGTTATACCTGTGCCAACCTTTGAAATAAAGAAAGATTTCTCGGGTTATTTTCTTGACCCTCTTCAGATATTCAGGAGAAAAGGTAAAGGCAGCTATCAGCTGGTAGGAGAAAAATCCGTTGTTCGTCCTACTTTCAGTTATATGGGAAATTATACCATATCAGATTATACTATTTACCAGATAGTTGAGTATGTAACTGCAAATATTCCGGGTGTGTCAAAAATATCCAGATTTAGAGCAGAGAACAGGCCGGACGGAATATATATTGAGATGGATTTGATTCTGATTTATGGCTATATGATTAAGCCTCTTTTAAGAGAGATTCAGGAAAAAGTAAGTGAACAAATAAAGCATCTGACTGCACTTAATATACAGAGAATGAATGTTGTGGCTAAGAGCCTTGTAGTAGAAAATAAGAAATAA
- a CDS encoding signal transduction histidine kinase — MSEDIKRITPEEALKQCNDENRDKLKVFIGYAPGVGKTYSMLNEGNRRGKDIVIGYVESHQRDETDKQIGNLEIIPRKNDI, encoded by the coding sequence ATGAGTGAAGATATTAAGCGCATTACTCCCGAAGAGGCATTGAAACAATGCAATGACGAAAACAGGGATAAACTGAAAGTATTTATAGGCTATGCGCCGGGAGTCGGCAAAACTTACTCTATGCTCAATGAAGGCAACAGAAGGGGAAAGGATATTGTCATCGGCTATGTTGAATCTCATCAAAGAGATGAGACAGACAAGCAAATTGGAAACTTGGAGATAATACCCAGAAAAAATGATATTTAA
- a CDS encoding DUF378 domain-containing protein: MRTPLDRVALVLIIIGALNWLSVGLFRYDLVGAIFGTASLITRAIFVIVGIAGLYSISLLFREGDEAVRQH, encoded by the coding sequence ATGAGAACACCATTGGATAGAGTTGCATTAGTACTCATTATAATCGGAGCTCTTAACTGGCTTTCTGTAGGGTTATTCCGCTATGATCTTGTAGGTGCAATTTTTGGGACTGCTTCACTAATTACAAGAGCAATTTTTGTTATTGTCGGTATTGCAGGACTGTACAGCATCAGTCTTCTTTTCAGAGAAGGGGATGAAGCGGTACGTCAGCATTAA
- a CDS encoding DUF6873 family GME fold protein, which yields MKFIKIPNLPYENVSCVLLDARAPKKLIEQLKNRKIEIIPVAEHPDVYPAVSCHPDIMFHHISGNIIVYAPNTSLNIIELLCKKGFQMIEGETFLQNKYPGTIAYNIARVGRFAFHNTKYTDAVVKKLLEEHEIQLIHVKQGYSKCLTCVVDSKSIITSDREIYRKATGAGLDVLLIEPDKAIKLEPFDMGFIGGATGLIGKNKLLFTGDITLHKNYKEINDFLSLKAVDMVIIKDEHLIDLGTIIPITEE from the coding sequence ATGAAATTTATTAAAATACCTAACCTGCCGTACGAAAATGTTTCCTGTGTTTTATTGGATGCCAGAGCTCCCAAAAAGCTTATTGAACAATTAAAAAATAGAAAAATTGAAATAATTCCGGTAGCTGAACATCCTGACGTATATCCTGCTGTATCCTGCCATCCTGATATTATGTTTCATCATATTTCGGGAAATATTATTGTATATGCACCAAACACATCTTTAAACATAATAGAGCTTCTTTGCAAAAAAGGCTTTCAAATGATAGAAGGAGAAACCTTCCTTCAAAACAAATATCCCGGAACTATTGCCTATAATATTGCAAGAGTGGGAAGGTTTGCATTTCATAATACTAAATACACTGATGCTGTTGTCAAAAAGCTGCTGGAGGAACATGAAATCCAACTCATACATGTAAAACAGGGATACTCCAAGTGTCTTACCTGTGTTGTTGACAGTAAAAGTATTATAACCTCAGACAGAGAAATTTACAGGAAGGCAACAGGCGCAGGGCTGGACGTGCTTTTAATTGAGCCGGATAAAGCTATTAAGCTTGAACCTTTTGATATGGGATTTATAGGAGGAGCGACGGGACTGATAGGCAAAAATAAGCTGCTTTTTACGGGAGATATAACACTTCACAAAAATTATAAAGAAATAAATGATTTTTTAAGTTTAAAAGCTGTAGACATGGTTATTATTAAAGATGAACATTTGATTGATTTAGGGACAATCATTCCCATTACGGAGGAATAG
- a CDS encoding APC family permease, giving the protein MFQWIKKVLIGRPLKNEAIHGEKYKVLWGLPILASDSISSVGYAGEEILIALVPVIGALSFMYLTYISLAIIALLVILTFSYSQTISAYTGGGGAYIVASDNLGHVAGVTAGTSLAIDYILTVAVSISSGIAQLTSAFHSLAPYHVLICIAVLLFIMIGNLRGIKESSRMFSIPTYLFIIGSLAMIIIGIVKIRLGVAHPVEPIVQMKANGAVSIFLILKAFSNGCTALTGVEAVSNAVPNFDKPAAKHAKKTLWLLSLFVLLIFGGISILANLYHIVPVEGKTVLNQIAFNVFGNNLMFYFYTATSILILVMAANTAYSDFPLLMSIMGKDGYVPRQFSMRGDRLSFSNGIIVLSAIAAILIIVFRGDVALLLPLYAIGAFSSFTLSQFGMVMRWRRIKGKWWRLKAFINGFGTLTTAVVVLIIAFEKFKAGAWIVIIITPVLLMMFMRIKKHYVALAKQLDIKESDLKGFSIEKSCYKNLVIVPLESINQSSLRALRFAKTISDKVIAFNISIDEEQANKIKGKYSMINTDIPLIVKYSPYRKVVSPLLKFIESTEYDYEKGDMITVILPQFTVKSWWQKMMHNNTSFFIRKELLKHKHIVVATMPLQLKNDKSVLKNTRSN; this is encoded by the coding sequence ATGTTTCAATGGATTAAAAAAGTTTTAATAGGAAGGCCACTTAAAAATGAGGCCATCCATGGAGAAAAATATAAAGTATTATGGGGGCTTCCAATATTGGCAAGCGACTCTATATCGTCCGTAGGCTATGCAGGTGAAGAAATCCTTATTGCTTTGGTACCTGTAATAGGTGCATTGTCTTTTATGTATTTAACGTATATCTCGCTTGCAATTATCGCATTACTGGTTATACTCACATTTTCCTACAGTCAAACCATATCTGCATATACAGGCGGCGGGGGTGCTTATATTGTCGCATCTGACAACCTTGGGCATGTGGCTGGAGTAACAGCAGGTACATCTTTGGCAATAGATTATATACTTACCGTAGCCGTAAGTATTTCGTCCGGCATTGCCCAGCTGACTTCTGCTTTTCATTCGTTAGCCCCGTACCACGTCTTAATTTGTATTGCGGTATTATTATTTATAATGATAGGCAATCTAAGGGGAATTAAAGAATCGTCGAGAATGTTCAGTATACCCACCTATTTATTTATCATAGGCTCATTAGCGATGATTATAATTGGAATTGTCAAGATTCGACTTGGCGTTGCTCACCCTGTGGAGCCTATCGTGCAAATGAAAGCAAACGGGGCTGTAAGTATATTTCTTATCTTAAAGGCATTTTCCAATGGATGTACGGCATTAACAGGTGTTGAAGCCGTCAGCAATGCCGTCCCGAATTTCGATAAGCCCGCTGCAAAGCATGCCAAAAAGACATTGTGGCTGCTGTCACTTTTTGTATTACTTATATTCGGAGGTATATCTATACTTGCAAATCTGTATCACATTGTACCTGTTGAAGGCAAAACTGTTTTGAACCAAATTGCATTTAATGTGTTCGGAAACAATTTAATGTTTTATTTTTATACGGCTACTTCCATTCTCATTTTGGTAATGGCGGCAAATACCGCATATTCGGACTTCCCTCTGCTTATGTCAATTATGGGTAAAGACGGATATGTACCAAGACAATTCAGTATGAGAGGTGACAGACTCAGCTTTTCCAACGGTATTATAGTACTATCTGCCATTGCGGCAATTCTGATTATCGTATTCAGAGGTGATGTGGCTCTGCTGCTTCCTCTATATGCAATCGGGGCATTTTCTTCTTTTACTCTTTCACAGTTTGGTATGGTTATGAGATGGAGAAGGATAAAGGGGAAATGGTGGAGACTCAAGGCATTTATAAACGGATTCGGCACTCTGACTACAGCAGTTGTTGTTCTGATAATCGCCTTTGAAAAGTTCAAGGCCGGTGCCTGGATTGTTATTATTATCACACCTGTTCTTCTCATGATGTTTATGCGGATAAAAAAGCACTATGTTGCACTTGCAAAACAGTTGGACATAAAAGAGTCCGATCTCAAAGGCTTCAGTATAGAAAAAAGCTGTTATAAAAACCTTGTTATCGTACCTCTGGAAAGTATCAATCAATCAAGCTTAAGAGCCTTGAGATTTGCCAAAACAATTTCCGATAAAGTAATTGCTTTTAATATTTCCATTGATGAGGAGCAGGCAAATAAGATAAAGGGGAAATACTCCATGATAAATACTGATATACCTCTGATAGTAAAATACTCACCATACAGAAAAGTTGTTTCTCCTTTGCTTAAGTTTATAGAATCTACTGAATACGACTACGAAAAAGGTGATATGATAACCGTTATTTTACCTCAGTTTACGGTTAAATCCTGGTGGCAGAAAATGATGCATAACAACACTTCCTTTTTTATACGAAAGGAATTACTGAAGCACAAGCATATTGTTGTCGCCACAATGCCGCTTCAATTAAAAAATGATAAATCTGTTTTAAAAAATACTAGGAGCAATTAA
- a CDS encoding AI-2E family transporter, which translates to MTDFKSILSKKITKRVLILAGFALLVYFLRGMANMFLLTFIFAYLGYTAQSYVFKKTKIINSRLLKVIIIFFYLVAVTSAVLILYKYIPVIISELKTLVEQATTFYNTTYENKTLNYIISLSKEIKISSYIRDNFEVLYKSISNLGKIGFDFVMAIVLSLFFILEKNRIVRFTSGFKNSKLSAVYDELSFFGRKFLQSFGKVIQTQITISFINAILSMIMLYFLKFPQIFGLGFMIFILGLVPVAGVVISLLPLSMIALRIGGPSMIIYVLVLVAILHALESYILNPKLMSQKTKLPVFYTFVVLIVSEHILGIWGLIIGIPIFIFILDVLEVKNPDAGHATSDSNDD; encoded by the coding sequence ATGACAGACTTCAAATCCATTTTGTCCAAGAAAATAACAAAGCGAGTACTTATCCTTGCAGGCTTCGCACTTCTGGTATACTTTTTGCGTGGTATGGCGAACATGTTTCTGCTGACCTTCATTTTTGCATACCTGGGGTACACTGCACAAAGCTATGTATTCAAAAAGACTAAAATCATTAATTCAAGACTGCTGAAGGTAATAATTATTTTCTTTTATCTTGTGGCTGTAACCTCGGCTGTTTTAATACTTTACAAGTATATTCCCGTAATTATATCGGAGCTTAAAACTCTCGTAGAACAAGCAACAACCTTTTATAATACAACTTACGAGAACAAGACTCTGAACTACATTATTTCGTTATCAAAAGAAATCAAGATTTCTTCCTATATAAGAGATAATTTTGAAGTTCTGTATAAATCAATTTCAAACTTAGGGAAAATTGGTTTTGACTTTGTTATGGCAATTGTGCTTAGCCTTTTCTTTATATTGGAAAAAAACAGAATTGTCAGATTTACATCAGGTTTTAAAAACAGCAAACTTTCTGCAGTTTATGATGAGCTTTCCTTCTTCGGCCGTAAATTTCTCCAATCCTTCGGAAAGGTAATTCAGACTCAGATAACTATTTCATTCATAAATGCCATTTTGTCTATGATAATGCTTTATTTTCTCAAGTTTCCTCAGATTTTCGGCCTTGGGTTTATGATTTTTATTCTTGGCCTTGTCCCTGTGGCAGGTGTGGTAATTTCCCTGCTGCCCCTTTCCATGATAGCACTCAGAATTGGGGGGCCGTCCATGATTATATATGTTCTGGTTTTGGTTGCAATTCTCCATGCCCTTGAAAGTTATATTCTTAACCCAAAGCTCATGTCTCAAAAAACAAAACTGCCTGTATTCTATACATTTGTTGTATTAATAGTTTCAGAACATATACTGGGAATATGGGGGCTTATTATAGGTATTCCGATTTTTATATTTATTCTTGATGTTCTTGAGGTTAAAAATCCTGATGCAGGGCACGCTACATCAGATTCAAATGATGATTAA
- a CDS encoding HAMP domain-containing sensor histidine kinase — protein sequence MIKTLKGKVSLLYLSLVILIAVVGITAAVNLFSLSRAIDGLMISNYKSINAANMMMEAIERQDSAALLYINADTQKGKELFTNNSEVFFKWYNIDSNNITEKGEKDIVNAIKVSYTRYMKLFLDLEEIRSQQGVAKANEYFNTEMSREFTNTKNELRQLSVLNEKAMFKSKAEATKNAQDSMYLVLGISTVAFIGGFAVSRYFTDRFLKPITLLTQTMKMVKAGDLNQVADIFVKDEIGELSAEFNNMTKRLQQYEQSTMGNLLAEKNKSVAIVKCISDPLVFLDTEYRIILLNDAFEKIFNVSEEVLTNKHFLEGIRNGEIFDFISDTFRSGSETEQKIFAVKANCEDYYFNIIVTTVKDNNANLSGIIAVFQNVTHLKELEKIRTDFIATISHEFKTPLTSIVMGTDILSDEGVGNLNDDQRQIIKAIREDSDRLTKLVNDLLELTRIESGKAIFKIKEYAIDDIIECAVKPFYQIAEQQDKTLYFKCDEDMPRVIADFEKITWVLNNLISNALKYTNAGDEISVIASVDKENTMYVTVKDTGLGIPEEYIDNIFEKFVQVKDADFEVRGTGLGLAVVKEIIEAHHGRIWCESRLDVGSSFSFTLNVAGRNKY from the coding sequence ATGATTAAGACACTTAAAGGTAAGGTTTCTCTATTATATTTAAGTCTTGTTATACTTATTGCGGTGGTTGGCATAACTGCTGCAGTGAATTTGTTCAGTTTAAGCAGAGCCATTGATGGGCTGATGATATCCAACTATAAGAGTATAAATGCTGCAAATATGATGATGGAAGCTATTGAACGGCAGGATAGTGCAGCACTTTTATATATAAATGCTGATACCCAAAAGGGGAAAGAGCTTTTTACAAACAATAGCGAAGTATTCTTTAAATGGTATAACATAGATTCCAATAATATTACTGAAAAAGGCGAAAAAGATATCGTAAACGCCATTAAGGTATCCTACACAAGATACATGAAGCTTTTTCTTGACTTAGAAGAAATACGCAGTCAACAGGGTGTAGCAAAAGCAAATGAATATTTTAATACTGAAATGAGCAGAGAATTTACCAATACCAAAAATGAGCTTAGGCAACTGAGCGTTCTGAATGAAAAGGCAATGTTTAAAAGTAAGGCTGAAGCTACTAAAAATGCTCAGGATTCAATGTACCTTGTACTGGGAATATCTACAGTGGCTTTTATAGGAGGATTTGCAGTATCAAGATATTTTACGGATAGATTTCTAAAGCCCATAACCCTTCTGACACAGACTATGAAGATGGTAAAAGCTGGGGACCTTAATCAGGTGGCAGATATATTTGTAAAAGATGAAATAGGGGAGCTTTCGGCAGAGTTTAATAATATGACTAAACGTCTGCAACAATATGAACAGAGCACCATGGGAAATCTGCTTGCCGAAAAAAACAAATCTGTGGCAATTGTTAAGTGTATCTCAGACCCTTTGGTGTTTCTTGACACTGAGTACAGGATAATTCTATTAAATGATGCATTTGAAAAAATATTTAATGTCAGCGAGGAAGTATTAACAAACAAGCATTTTCTTGAAGGAATCAGAAATGGAGAGATATTTGATTTTATTTCCGATACCTTCAGGTCAGGGAGCGAGACAGAGCAAAAAATATTTGCCGTGAAGGCAAACTGTGAGGATTACTATTTCAATATTATTGTTACCACCGTTAAAGATAATAATGCCAATCTTTCAGGCATAATAGCAGTATTTCAGAATGTTACTCATTTAAAGGAACTTGAAAAGATAAGAACTGATTTTATTGCTACAATATCCCATGAGTTTAAGACTCCTTTAACCTCTATTGTCATGGGAACGGATATATTGTCCGACGAGGGAGTAGGGAATTTGAATGATGACCAGAGGCAAATTATCAAGGCCATACGGGAAGATAGCGACAGGCTTACAAAACTTGTGAATGATTTGCTTGAATTAACAAGAATTGAGTCGGGAAAAGCAATTTTTAAGATTAAGGAATATGCAATTGATGATATTATCGAATGTGCCGTAAAACCCTTTTATCAGATTGCAGAGCAACAGGATAAAACACTTTATTTTAAATGCGATGAAGATATGCCTCGTGTTATAGCTGATTTTGAGAAAATAACCTGGGTTTTGAATAACCTGATTTCAAATGCATTAAAGTATACCAATGCAGGAGATGAAATAAGTGTTATTGCCAGTGTAGATAAGGAAAATACGATGTACGTTACGGTAAAAGATACAGGACTCGGTATTCCTGAGGAGTATATTGATAATATATTTGAAAAGTTCGTACAGGTTAAGGATGCAGATTTTGAAGTTAGGGGAACAGGACTGGGGCTTGCTGTAGTTAAAGAGATAATCGAGGCACACCACGGAAGGATATGGTGCGAAAGTCGTCTTGACGTTGGAAGCAGTTTCAGCTTTACACTGAATGTAGCAGGAAGGAACAAATATTAA
- a CDS encoding alpha/beta-type small acid-soluble spore protein gives MANNNSNNRPSGFENLKYEIASQVGVNLKEGYNGDLTSREAGKVGGNITKRVFQVFRDQHQNQ, from the coding sequence ATGGCTAATAACAATAGTAATAACAGACCTTCAGGATTTGAAAACTTGAAATATGAGATAGCATCTCAGGTTGGTGTAAACCTCAAAGAGGGTTACAATGGTGACTTAACTTCAAGAGAAGCTGGTAAAGTCGGTGGAAATATCACTAAAAGAGTATTCCAGGTATTCAGGGATCAACACCAGAATCAGTAA
- the ytxC gene encoding putative sporulation protein YtxC, with product MQYQYLSIGVNDSADNVIQHIDKELQQLKEKRINYSIKVVDIEGETSVLCNLEEEGLFSKKTSQYELLKYHISNALADYIIQQYEERLLIRIINSNYGYFNSVDKREILEICKKIIRNDDKVFFNTLFQIRRRNLIVKKLLEYFEGSNSIILDGFVNFRLKDYNKELEEIIDNAVDDFLIEREYKEFIRLLKYFVEIQDSKFNVVHVVMEYDDNYMLLDEKKHEITNECIQEFVTELSEADISHDDLLVSSLITLAPKNIIVHNWERFKNKKLLDTIKNVFSGKVVLCDGCDICSIVMVKTDSKE from the coding sequence ATGCAGTATCAATACCTCTCAATCGGAGTTAATGATAGCGCAGATAACGTTATACAGCATATAGATAAAGAACTTCAGCAGTTAAAAGAGAAAAGAATTAATTACTCAATAAAAGTAGTTGATATTGAAGGCGAAACTTCCGTCCTATGTAATTTGGAGGAGGAGGGTCTGTTTTCAAAAAAAACCAGTCAGTATGAGCTGTTAAAATACCATATATCCAATGCACTTGCGGATTATATAATACAGCAGTACGAAGAACGTCTCTTAATCAGGATAATAAACAGCAACTATGGCTATTTTAATTCTGTAGATAAACGGGAAATATTGGAAATATGTAAAAAGATTATTAGAAATGATGACAAGGTTTTTTTTAATACACTTTTTCAAATACGCAGAAGGAATCTCATCGTAAAGAAGTTATTAGAATACTTTGAAGGTTCTAATAGTATTATACTTGACGGATTTGTAAATTTCAGATTAAAAGATTATAACAAAGAGCTGGAAGAAATTATTGATAATGCAGTTGATGATTTTTTAATTGAACGTGAATACAAGGAGTTTATAAGGCTTTTGAAATATTTCGTTGAAATACAGGATTCCAAATTCAATGTTGTTCATGTTGTTATGGAGTATGACGATAACTACATGCTTTTGGATGAAAAAAAGCATGAAATAACCAATGAATGTATACAGGAATTCGTAACTGAGCTGTCTGAAGCGGATATAAGCCATGACGATCTTCTGGTTAGCTCTCTGATAACATTGGCGCCTAAAAACATTATAGTTCATAATTGGGAGAGGTTTAAAAATAAGAAACTTCTTGATACTATAAAAAACGTTTTTTCGGGAAAAGTTGTTTTATGTGATGGATGTGACATATGCTCCATCGTAATGGTAAAAACAGACAGTAAAGAATAA